In Dromiciops gliroides isolate mDroGli1 chromosome X, mDroGli1.pri, whole genome shotgun sequence, the genomic window aagaggagaaggagaagaaggcagGGCCGGAGCCGTTCCTCCTGAGCCGGTGACTCGGTGGGCTCGCGGCGATGCGGTTCCGTTTCGGGGTGGTGGTGCCTCCCGCCGTGGCCCAGGGCCGTCCGCAGGTGCTGGTGATGGGCTCTCCGCCCGAGCTGGGGCGTTGGGCGCCTCAGAAGGCCGTGCCCATGAAGCGGGCGGGCGTCGGGGTCGGGCCCGAGGCGATACGCGGGCTGCAGGAGCCAGGCCTGTGGCTCGCGGAGGTGGAGCTGGTCGGGGAGCTCCCGGCGGAAGCccaggggcagcagcagcagcagggagaGCAACCGCAGCAGCAGGGAGAGCAACCGCAGCAGCAGGGAGAGCAACCGCAGCAGCAGGGAGAGCAACCGCAGCAGCAGGGAGAGCAACCGCAGCAGCAGGGAGAGCAACCGCAGCAGCAGGGAGAGCAACCGCAGCTGGTGGAGGTGTGGCTGCCGCAGGAGCCGCAgatgcaggaggaggaggaggaggaggaggaggaggaggaggaggaggaggagccgcagatgcaggaggaggaggaggaggagccgcagatgcaggaggaggaggaggaggagccgcagatgctggaggaggaggagccgcagatgctggaggaggaggagccgcagatgcaggaggaggaggagccgcagatgcaggaggaggaggagcagctgTGGCCCCAACCCCAGcagcaggaggagcagcagcagcagccacagcaggagcagcagcagcagcagcctcagcaatggtggcagcaggggcagcagcagcagcgggcTCAGCATTGgtggcagcaggggcagcagcAAGAGCcacagcaggagcagcagcagcagcagcctcagCAATGGTGGCAGAAGGGGCCTCAGCAGCGGGCTCAGCATTGgtggcagcaggggcagcagcCTCAGCAGCAGGAGCCAGGGCAGCAGCctcagcagcaggagcagcagcagccacagcagcagcagcagcctcggcattggtggcagcaggggcagcagcaggggcagcagcaGGCGGCTCAGAATTGgtggcagcaggggcagcagcAGGAGCcacagcaggagcagcagccacagcagcagcagcctcggcattggtggcagcaggggcagcaggggcagcagcagcagcgggcTCAGAATTGGTGGCAGCAGGGgctgcagctgcagcagcaggagcagcagcagcaggagcagcaggagccgcagcagccacagcagcagcagcagcctcggcattggtggcagcaggggcagcagcAGCGGGCTCAGAATTGGTGGCAGCAGGGGctgcagcagcaggagcagcagcagcaggcacagcaggagcagcagcaggcaCAGCAGgagccacagcagcagcagcctcggtattggtggcagcaggggcagcagcATCGGGCTCAGAATTGgtggcagcaggggcagcagcagcagccacagcgACAGCAGCAGCCTCAGAATTGgtggcagcaggggcagcagccacagcagcaggAGCCACAGCAGCAGGAGCCACAGCAGCAGGCACAGCAGGAGCCACAGCAGCAGGCCCAGCCGCAGGAGCAGGAGCCACAGccgcaggagcaggagcaggagcaggagccaCAGCTGCAGGAGCAGGACCAGGAGCCACAGCCTcagcagcaggggcagcagcaagggcagcaggagcagcagccaCCTCAGCAGGAAATGAGGTTACAGCTgcagctgctgccaccaccaccaccaccacccaaggTGGCAGCGCCCGATGTCCTCGCTACGTTCTGTTACAAGTTCCTAAAGAAGGAGCCAGGAGGAGAGTTCTCCTTCGAAGGTAATGGTCCTCAATATGAGCGCTACAGTATTTACTCCGAAAGCAACATGGTAGATGGCGTGTACTGTCTCCCAATTGCACACTGGATTGAGGCCGCTGGGCATAGGGATGATTTCAGTTGTAACATTGCAGGCCATCAAGCCATGCATTATTCACAGATCCTCCCAAACCTCTTTTTAGGAAGCTGCCCTCGCCAGTTGGAGCATGTAACTATCAAGATAAAGCGTGAATTAAGGGTGACAGCAGTAATGAATTTTCAGACCGAAGGGGATATTCTGCAGAATTCATCAGGCTGCAATCCCTACCCAGAGCCCATGAGCCCAGGCACCATGATCAGGCTCTATAAAGAAGAAGGAATTGAGTACATATGGTTGCCTCCACCAGACGGGAGTACTGAAGGGACAGTGAAGATGTTGCCTCAGGCCGTCTCTTTCCTCCACTGCCTACTTCAGAAAGGTCACACCGTCTACATACACTGCAATGCTGGTATTGGAAGATCCTCGGCTGTCGTGTGTGGCTGGCTCAAATATGTCATGGGCTGGAAGCTGAGGAAGGTGCAGTACTTCCTCATGGTCAAAAGGCCTGCTGTGCATATCGATGAAGAGGCTCTGTCACGTGCAGAAGGAGATTTCAATCAGAGATTTGGGAAGCTTTGTCTCCCCTTAAGTAATCTTAATGTGTAAAACCACCAGCTTTTCCCTAAAAGCTCCTGTCAGATAATCATAAGATGATTTGAAGACAGAATCTTGTTAAACAGTATTGTGGTGTGCTTTGATACtactatttattgttgttgttattattattattattattagtctagCATGGTCATTTAGTCTTAGTTTtggtttaaaaatctattttctctggaGCACCTTTTAAAGAATCGAATGAATTGCACAAGAAAGAGCAGAAGTTCTCTGGACTCTGCCTTCTCAGTCTCATGTGGTACGATAAGGTAACAGACACCATTGTCAATACCTGCAGTCAGGCTCCTCCTTTTGGTTGACCTACCCACAGGTGGTTTTCTTAAAAATTCATGACCACAACCACCTTTTCTTGTTGTATTGTGTGTAACTATTTGCTGTCTGGAAAAGCTATCATTAtacagatttcttttctttcgtCAAAAGTAGCAAAGAAGGACCTACTGCTTTGTAAATGGAAGTCATCTGACCTGCTACTAAGCAAGCACCAGGGCTGGAGGATGGGGGTTCTGTAAATCTCTGCTGAATGGAATAGAATTGAATTTCTTGTTCTGTAGAGGAAGGGTGTATTGATTTGCCACAATTCTTATGGCagagattaactttttttttcctcatgaaccccTTAGGAAGTCTATTGGAAACTATGGACCTCTTCtcttaaaaatgatattttaaaatgcacaatatataatacaaaagattacaaaggaaaccacttatatggaaataaactcctcaaaatgtttttttaatattattttaaaagttcacagaacCCCAAGGTTAAAAAACCCCGCTATGGGGAAATTGGGTTTAGCACTCTGATAAGTCTGTGAAAAGTCTAGGAAAATTACGACTTTATGTGAAACTGGCTCTTGACTGTGTGTGAAGATAAGGGAACTTGGTAGACGTCCAGGGGTCGACTccattgacttagtagtgtttgaattgggtgtgaatgggGAACTACGAAGtgcccacttaaaggtgattggATTTTAGCCACTAGCCAACACTGAGGTCAGTGTGTtttcagaggctatggactgagACATCAAGTGTTCTTAGAGGCTATTGACTGTGCCATCAACAAGAGACTGCTCTCAACCAAGCAACTTGAAgaccctcccatttctgggaggaggacacgaagtaggaatcAGACACTGCGGGACAGaatctgcctctttttgtttgaGACATGGGGGTGGTGGCAGAATTTCACGTGGGCAGTTAGGAAGGcaaggatttccatgctataaggaatctgttctcaatctttctctctctttactatcttatgtgttttaataaatccttaaaagcttaaactcttggtgaatttatcagtgattttaagcCAGTTTTCCCCacaactgggggaacagattagaacccacattgaggttttaaacaacacagtttggctgaccacgaagaggaaagctgaacctccgTCTTCTGATCGCCCGGTTGGGCATGCAGGGATCTCCTACGTGCAGCCCAGTCACCATGGGTGGAGGGGTGGGCCAGGAGCAGGAGGGGGACAGGTGTGGCCACTTTGAGGGGAGCGGCCGAGCCCCAGCGTGGCCGTGAGGGAAATGGAGGCTGAAGGGAGGGGCGGCCACCCCCTCCATGAGCACCACAGCAGCAGCCACCTCAGGGCAGCCAGTGCGGAGGGGGCCAGACTGCGGAGGGGGAGCCTATGGCGGGAGAGACAGTGGCCCAGGGTGGAGAAAAGCTGAGGGTAGGAAGAGCCAGGGGAGTGGGTGGAGGGAGGGTCAGCAGCTGAGGCCCATCACCAGGAGGCAAGCccggctgggggaggggcagggggcacTGGGCTCCCCGTCAGTCCACGGACGCCCCACGGCGAGGCCCAGTGGCCAGTCTGGGCCTGTTCTGAGGACCCTGGGGAGGCCCCCAAGGGCCCCTTcctcagggaaaggaaggaagtttgGGCCCCCTCTCCCCTGAGGGTGgtaaggggggggtgggggtggggacagagcAGACTTTGTCTCCTAAGCAGCTTTTGGAAAACTTCCTGCTGGCACAGGGAAAGGACCTCTGGCCCATTCTCTCAGAGCCTTTCCCAAAGGAACCTGGTTCTGGGTCCGGCCCCCAGTGGGAGCTAGCACAGCATGGCCCCCGACCTTGTCTGCCCAGAAGCCCAGACAGAAAATCACCTTAGGAACTCATGCTGGCAAAGGAAGGGGCCTGGCTCCTTCAGACCAGAAGCACTAGATCTCCCAGGAGGTCCTTTCCCTGCTCtccagaaacaaaaaagagcccaACAGGTTGGCCCTGGtctagaggaaaaaaacaaactcccCAACTCTCGCCTCCTTGGTTTCTGACAGATGTTCACTAGAGGCAGTAGGAACAGGTCCCAAAATGACCTCCAGGCAACGAGTGTCCCACTGGGCTCTTCTgaactcccttccctcctctctctatactatttcacttgctgttcttatcagttcccatggattcagttattgtctctatgcatatgattctcagatctacttgtccaatctgaacctctctgctgacctgcaGTCTTTTGTCTCCACCTGGCCTATTAGATATATCCAATCAGATAGATGTACTGGAGACATCTTAAATAGtgtttccaaaactgaactctttcCATTCCCCCTACCCTCAATACTCTTCCCTTTCAGAATTCCTTATTACTCTTGAAGGTACCagcatcctcctagtcacccaggcccACAACATAAGAGTCATCCTTCAATCTTGACTTCTCACCACTGCCCAAACCAActtgttgccaagacctgtcagTTTTATCTTTGTGACAGCTCTCATATGTGCCCTCTTGTCTCCTCTGACAGGGACACTACCTTGGTGTGGCCCTCATCACTTCCCAAATTGGACTATTGAAACAACCTTCTGGTTGGGGTCTCTCCCTCCAGTACATCCCTATTCTAGTCTGTCCTATGCTCAGCTCTCAGAATCATCTTCCTCAAGCACAACTCAGTCCATAGTCCCTCCCCGCAACCCCTGTCTTCTACTCTGTCAaatgcagtggctccctatcaactcagaaccaaatataaaatcctctctggCATTCAGAGCCTTTTCTAAAGTACCCACTGTCACCTCTCCAGTTTCCTTACATCTTTCTCATTCCCACTTAATCCTCCTCACTCCTGTGATATACTCTTCAGTCCTCCAACAGCTGCCTCAGTGCTGTTCCTAGCACGAATCCTTCATGTCCCAGATCTGGCCATTCCTTTCAGGGGCTGTCCCCCAcacctggaacattctccctcctcatctctgccacatgacttctctggctttcttcaggtctcagctaaaatcccactatctgtaggaagcttttcccctttcccacaaGTCTCTATCTAACACCTTCCttgtgttgattatttccagtatTTCCCGTATATAGCTTTTTTCTTCATAGTTGTTTCATCTCCCCCATCATTCTGTGAGTTCCAGGaaagatcagggactgtcttacaATTCTTCTTATTTCCAGTGTAGGACAGAGACTGGCACATGTTAAGCAGCTTAATTAACTGAATGGAACCTGATTGGCACCTGTTTCCCCTCATGTATCTTCATGGTCTCCTATGGGCATGAAAAGTCTCTCAAATGGGAAGTCAGGATGTCTCAGACTTGGctggatatgaagaggcagttttcagatgaagaaattaaactatctatagtcacatgaagaAATGCTCTTTATCTCTGTTgatgagaaaaatgtaaattaaaacaacaccgaggtactacctcacacctatcagattgactaatatgacacaaaaagaaaatgataaatgttggagaagatgtgggaacaTTGGAACAtaaatgcattgctggtggagttgtgaaccgatcTCACAATTCTGGAGAGAATTGGGGAACTGTGctcagagggctataaaactggtcataccctttgatccagcaataacactgctaagtcttatcccaaagagatcataaaaagggaaaagggaaaaggaccccacatgtacaaaactatttataacagctctttttatggtgacaaagagttggacattgatggaatacccatcatttggggaatggctaaataacttgaactatatgaatttaatggaatagtattgtgtggtaggaaatgatgagatttcagaaaaacctggaaagacttacaggaactggtactgaa contains:
- the LOC122733795 gene encoding laforin-like, which encodes MRFRFGVVVPPAVAQGRPQVLVMGSPPELGRWAPQKAVPMKRAGVGVGPEAIRGLQEPGLWLAEVELVGELPAEAQGQQQQPSRRRPKVAAPDVLATFCYKFLKKEPGGEFSFEGNGPQYERYSIYSESNMVDGVYCLPIAHWIEAAGHRDDFSCNIAGHQAMHYSQILPNLFLGSCPRQLEHVTIKIKRELRVTAVMNFQTEGDILQNSSGCNPYPEPMSPGTMIRLYKEEGIEYIWLPPPDGSTEGTVKMLPQAVSFLHCLLQKGHTVYIHCNAGIGRSSAVVCGWLKYVMGWKLRKVQYFLMVKRPAVHIDEEALSRAEGDFNQRFGKLCLPLSNLNV